The proteins below are encoded in one region of Thermococcus peptonophilus:
- a CDS encoding cysteine desulfurase, which produces MKIPDDIRKDIPLTSEVIYFDNTATSLTPKPVIEAIDEYYLKYRANVHRGVHRLSQMATHKYEESRKVVADFINAKFEEIVFTKNTSESLNLVALGLEHIFRPGDKIVTTPYEHHSDLLPWQRLAKKKGLRLEFIEGDLEGNLDLADAEERIKGAKLVAVQHVSNALGVIHEVEELGKMAKEEGAIFVVDAAQSAGHMEVDVKKLHADFLGFSGHKGPMGPTGIGVLYINSEFFDVFEPPLIGGGTIEDVGLDSYKLAEPPERFEAGTPNIGGAIGLAAGIRYIEKIGIEKIERQEHKLVKRTTEGLDELEVPWYGPRNLKKHAGVVSFNVPPLHPHDVAAILDEHNIMVRSGHHCALPAMKKLGVQGTVRASFHVYNSVEEVETFLGVMEELTKGLRS; this is translated from the coding sequence ATGAAGATACCGGACGATATTAGGAAGGACATACCGCTCACGAGCGAGGTTATTTACTTCGATAACACTGCCACATCACTCACGCCAAAGCCAGTTATCGAGGCGATTGATGAGTACTACTTAAAATACCGTGCCAACGTCCACAGGGGTGTCCACAGGCTCTCTCAGATGGCAACGCACAAATACGAAGAGAGCAGAAAGGTTGTGGCGGACTTCATCAATGCAAAGTTCGAGGAGATAGTCTTCACCAAGAACACAAGCGAGAGCCTGAATTTAGTCGCCCTCGGACTGGAGCACATCTTCAGACCCGGCGACAAGATAGTGACAACACCATACGAGCACCACTCAGACTTACTCCCATGGCAGAGGTTAGCTAAAAAGAAGGGTCTCAGACTAGAGTTCATAGAGGGCGACCTGGAGGGAAACCTAGACCTGGCCGATGCCGAGGAGAGGATCAAGGGTGCAAAGCTCGTGGCAGTCCAGCACGTCTCGAACGCCCTTGGAGTAATTCACGAGGTGGAGGAACTTGGAAAGATGGCAAAAGAGGAGGGCGCAATATTCGTTGTTGACGCCGCCCAGAGTGCTGGCCACATGGAAGTGGACGTTAAAAAGCTCCACGCGGATTTCCTGGGCTTCTCCGGACACAAGGGGCCGATGGGGCCGACAGGGATTGGGGTTCTCTACATCAACAGCGAGTTCTTCGACGTCTTCGAGCCGCCGCTCATAGGAGGGGGAACTATCGAGGACGTTGGCCTCGACTCTTACAAGCTGGCAGAGCCGCCGGAGCGCTTTGAAGCAGGAACGCCGAATATTGGGGGGGCTATAGGCCTCGCCGCTGGAATTCGCTACATCGAGAAGATTGGAATAGAAAAGATCGAAAGGCAGGAGCACAAGCTTGTAAAACGTACAACAGAAGGCCTTGACGAGCTCGAAGTGCCGTGGTACGGACCGCGGAACCTGAAAAAGCACGCAGGCGTCGTCAGCTTCAACGTCCCACCGCTACACCCGCACGATGTCGCTGCTATCCTCGATGAGCACAACATCATGGTTCGTTCAGGACACCACTGCGCCCTGCCAGCAATGAAGAAGCTCGGGGTGCAGGGGACAGTTAGGGCTTCATTCCACGTCTACAACAGCGTTGAAGAAGTCGAGACGTTCCTCGGTGTTATGGAAGAGCTGACAAAAGGGTTGAGGAGCTAA